Sequence from the Drosophila subpulchrella strain 33 F10 #4 breed RU33 chromosome 3R, RU_Dsub_v1.1 Primary Assembly, whole genome shotgun sequence genome:
TCAGTTGCAGCAGAAGAATCTGCAGCCCCAGCAGATAAAAACATCAACAAGAACCAGTGTCGAAAGTTTGGCCAAGAAACTTTTAGCAAAAACAGTACACAGCGAAAgaagtatttaaaattgtccgaatttatatttgtaaaaatatttataaatttgtaaaaaaaatataagtaaaGATTTTCaagaaattattaaaattaatttaatttattctatatatatttaatatttttatatatttaatgcaCAGAAAAAGGGTTTAAGAGGTTCCTTATTTTGTAAACAAatactattattatattatttgtaatattttagttatattatatttgtatatattttaccCAAGTAACCAGCTGTATTAACTcgaatataataatatttgtttGTCTGTAAAAGTAGTCCTTGACCCAAAAATCTGTACATAAATCAACGAAACCGAGTGAGATAGTCGACGAGCAACAAGGTGAAATATGAACTGGAAATTTCTTATTTGCTGCCTGCTCGGCCACTCTTTCGGTAAGTGGTCTTGAGTGTTCTAATTAACCCTCAACACACCCCGATTCACCATCGACTCCAACCCCATCCAATCCGAGCAGTTATAGCGATCGAGGCCAACTGTCTGCGGGGCACGGGCCACATGTGGCAGCTGAAGCCTCCCACCGGCACGACCAGCTGCAATCGAGCGTCATTACTGGCCAGAAATGCAACGGCAGTGGGCAAACCAGCAGCAAGGTCTGCAGTCGACATTGCAGCAGATTCAATGGGAACAGTAGATCCGGGGGTCGGAGGAACCCCGGCGGCCCCTCCTGCGGTGGTTCTGGCCAACTACGTCTACGAGTGCGCCAGTCGCCGGACATCGAGCAGTTGCAGCAAGCAGCCGGAGCCGGAATCGAAGCCGGAATCCGAATCCGGACCGGAGCCGGAGGTTCCTAAGTCCCGCACTGTGACACTAGCAGCCGGCGAACCGTCAGGATTCGGGTCAACTGGGTGAGATGGGTTTTGCATGAGATTAATGCAGCCGATGCGAGGGGTTTTGTAAGCCCGCCATATATACATTTGCATATATTTCTTAAGGCAATAAAGTTAgcaaataaagattttttgcCATTAAAACTCAGTGTTTCGACCACCATAGTGCAATAAAAGGTCACAATGAGGAAtatcatacctcgttgagctcttaGTTTAATTTCCTATCGATTGGCATTAAAACCTAAGAATCTTTAATTTCTACAAATTTCGCAAAAATAAGTGATGTGACCCCTGTTAAAAAATCCggaaattggtcaaaaaattaatttccctTAAAGTAATAGGGATCGTTAGCATGGGTAGAAAGCTGCTCGAAACAGTCGGTCCTTTAGCTTTACGCCTTCATTTGGGCAAACTACAATCGAAAAACCGGTAGAAAAGAGCattttttgacaaaaatctgaattcagattttttgcaaaaaaaaaattagtgtTTTGATCGCCATAATGCAATAAAAGGTCACAATGAGAAATTTCATACCGATCGGCATTACAacctaaaattttttaatttttaccgattttcgcaaaaatagatgatgtaaACCGTGATAAAAAATGCggaaattggtcaaaaaattaattttccttAACGTAatggggatcgttagcatagggtgaaagctgctcaaaacagtcggtcttttagctgtacgccttgatttggctaaactacgattgaaaaaccgcTTAAAATAGTACTTTTTTCCATTCAGCCGTAGATTTCTGAGGAATATAAACATGTGTTACACCCTACGATTGCAGCTGCGAAAGCAAACATTAATTACTTTTTTCTAAAGCGAGAATAAACAAAGTTATTGTAAACATAGAATCAAGCTTATAAAGCGAtaagaaatgaaattattattCAGTTGTGAACTGAGAGCTTTCAGTTATCAGTAACAGCTGCAAAGATCTGTGATTAGGTTTTAGAATCTCAGTCCGATTAGTTCAGTCATGGCAGCTTGGCTCACCTCTGAATACCTGGAGGCGGCACTTCGTCGGCATTACCAGAACAACCAACTTCGAGTGGAATCGCTAGATATAAAGCCCGCCCTGGGAAAAGGAGAGAATTATGGAGCCATCCTAACGCGAATACGCCTTGTGTACAGCGATGGCCTGGGCAGCAAAGTTGAGGAGCATCTGATGGCCAAGACCCTTTTAGAAGATGAAGATGCGGAGACCAGGGAAAAAAAGGCTCCCTATGACATCTACAACCGGGAGCTGGAGATTTACGAACAGGTGTTGCCCAAACTGCAGAAACTAGCAGGCGAGCAACTATGCCCCAAAGTTCTACACATAGATCGGGAAAGAGGTGCCTTAATAATGGAGGACTTGAGCCACAGTGGATATGTGATGGCATAGATCGGGAAAGAGGTGCCTTAATAATGGAGGACTTGAGCCACAGTGGATATGTGATGGCTCCAAGACTCCAGAGATTAGATGAGCAGCATGTGAGTCTGGTTCTTAGAAAGCTGGCCAAAATGCAGGCAGCTTCAGCGGTTTTGGAGGAGAATTCAAAAGCAAATGGCTTATCTTTAACCAAATACGATCGTGGTTTTTTCAATCGCTATACGGAGAGCTTTAGTGCCTACTTTTTGGGCTGTTTAAAGTCCTGTGCCTGTTACCTGAAAACCCAGTTGGGCTATGAAAGCCATGCCAGGCTCCTAGAGGAACTGGCACCCCACTACATGGCACTGGGACTCCGCTGTTTTCAGCCCGAGAAGGCGCACATTAATGTCCTCACCCACGGCGACTTGTGGACAAACAACATGATGTTCAAGTACGAGGCGGGCGTGCCGAGCGATGTCCTTCTGATTGACTTCCAGTACGCCTTCTGGGGCTCGTCCACCCTGGACATCCATCATCTGCTCAACACGTCGGCCGTGGAGGCGGTGCGGAGCGAGCTGCAAATTAAGATGAGGTGTGTCTACCACGAGGTCTTCGTGGGGGAACTGCGGAGGCTCGGGTTCAAGGGTCACAGGTTGCCCAGTCGGAGGCAGTTTCACCTGGAGTCGGAGCAGAAACGCTTCTACGGTGGGTATATTTTAAGTCTTCATTTTGGGGTGATTCGGAAAATCATAAATAATTCATTTATAAAATACTTACAAACTTAAAGTGCAAGTCTTGTCCTTAGTGTTGGATTTTCGTGTCTACCTTTTTAACCTTTTTGAAATGGAAGAAGAGCAgtatatgaaatatatatatttattgactGTATCTAGTGAAttttaccactttttttattatcagcAATCATTTCGAACAACAACATATACAACATTATTGGGattaaaagtaattttaaaaatcactTAAATAATAGCTAGCATAGGTTTTAAAGATTTCTTTCtgttttttcttaatttatatattttttaattttggttttaaaTTCTATTTAATGACATTACTATCATTTATTCCTACAGCTGTTCATTGCGGCCTACTCCTGCAGCCCGTGTTGCTAAACACCGATGAAACCGATGCGGATTTCGCGGCCCTGCTTTCAGACCAGCCCCGTGGAATGAACATGAAGAGGCGGCTGTATCTTAATCCTGACATCCAGGACTCCATCAGGCGGCTGGCGGAGCAATTTGAGCTCGAAGGACTCCTGGACCCGCGGCAGTACGAGGGCCTATAAACCTGGCCGGAGCGGATTTTCAGCTTTTTCATAAACTCCCCCATTAGACATTTCAATTAGACGAGCTAATAAACATAAAACATGGCAGCCACAGCCGCAGGCATTTTAAAGCCAGCCGTCAGAGGCTTTTTGAATTATGAACCGAGttgggaaaaataaaagaagaaaacgAAAAAGGCCAAAACACATTCAGTTGGGCCAGACAAAAGCGCAACACATTTAGCCGCTGCCAAATGGGAAAATGGAAAGGTGGAAAAATGGAAAGTCGGAGGCGGCGAATGGAAGGGCGAGAATAGTTACACACATTTTTTGAATTGTTTAGCATTTTG
This genomic interval carries:
- the LOC119563440 gene encoding uncharacterized protein LOC119563440 — translated: MAAWLTSEYLEAALRRHYQNNQLRVESLDIKPALGKGENYGAILTRIRLVYSDGLGSKVEEHLMAKTLLEDEDAETREKKAPYDIYNRELEIYEQVLPKLQKLAGEQLCPKVLHIDRERGALIMEDLSHSGYVMAPRLQRLDEQHVSLVLRKLAKMQAASAVLEENSKANGLSLTKYDRGFFNRYTESFSAYFLGCLKSCACYLKTQLGYESHARLLEELAPHYMALGLRCFQPEKAHINVLTHGDLWTNNMMFKYEAGVPSDVLLIDFQYAFWGSSTLDIHHLLNTSAVEAVRSELQIKMRCVYHEVFVGELRRLGFKGHRLPSRRQFHLESEQKRFYAVHCGLLLQPVLLNTDETDADFAALLSDQPRGMNMKRRLYLNPDIQDSIRRLAEQFELEGLLDPRQYEGL
- the LOC119562990 gene encoding uncharacterized protein LOC119562990; the encoded protein is MNWKFLICCLLGHSFVIAIEANCLRGTGHMWQLKPPTGTTSCNRASLLARNATAVGKPAARSAVDIAADSMGTVDPGVGGTPAAPPAVVLANYVYECASRRTSSSCSKQPEPESKPESESGPEPEVPKSRTVTLAAGEPSGFGSTG